One window from the genome of Flavobacterium agricola encodes:
- the thiL gene encoding thiamine-phosphate kinase — MIEDKNQQRTQLSQVGEISLIEHLTQGFAIENESTIKGTGDDGAVLQFENEKVVVSTDMMVEGVHFDLSFMPLKHLGYKAIVNAISDLAAMNATPTQVLLSVAVSNRFPVEALDELFDGFKTAAKVYKLDVVGGDTTSSNKGLIISVTAIGKANEEDITYRVGAGINDLIVVTGDIGAAYMGLQVLDREKQVFLVNPNNQPDLEPYSYLVERQLKPEARTDIKELLEKMEVKPTSMIDITDGLASEVMHLCKQANLGCNIYEDKLPLDPQLINVCEEFNINSTTVALNGGEDFELLFTVKMEDFDKVKHNPHLSIIGHMTDVNSGTNLVTRGNNIIGLKARGWEPENNDEDAQVVL, encoded by the coding sequence ATGATTGAAGATAAAAATCAACAACGAACTCAGCTATCTCAAGTAGGAGAAATTAGTTTAATAGAACATTTAACCCAAGGATTTGCAATAGAAAACGAATCTACCATTAAAGGAACGGGCGATGATGGAGCCGTTTTACAATTTGAAAACGAAAAAGTTGTAGTTTCGACCGATATGATGGTAGAAGGCGTTCATTTTGATTTGTCTTTTATGCCCTTAAAACATTTGGGCTACAAAGCTATTGTAAACGCCATTTCTGACTTGGCAGCTATGAATGCAACACCAACCCAAGTTTTGCTTTCGGTGGCTGTTTCTAATCGTTTTCCGGTTGAAGCTTTAGATGAACTTTTTGACGGATTTAAAACAGCAGCTAAAGTTTATAAATTAGATGTTGTAGGCGGAGATACAACCTCATCTAACAAAGGTTTAATTATTTCGGTTACTGCAATCGGAAAAGCAAACGAAGAAGATATTACTTACCGCGTTGGTGCTGGTATTAACGATTTAATTGTGGTTACTGGCGATATTGGTGCTGCCTATATGGGCTTGCAAGTTTTAGATCGTGAAAAACAAGTATTTTTGGTAAACCCTAATAACCAACCCGATTTAGAACCGTATTCGTATTTGGTAGAGCGCCAACTAAAGCCCGAAGCACGTACGGACATTAAAGAATTGCTTGAAAAAATGGAGGTAAAACCTACCAGTATGATTGATATTACAGATGGCTTAGCTAGTGAAGTGATGCATTTATGTAAGCAAGCAAACTTAGGCTGCAATATTTACGAAGATAAATTACCTTTAGATCCGCAGTTAATTAACGTTTGTGAAGAATTTAATATTAATTCTACCACGGTTGCTTTAAACGGCGGAGAAGATTTTGAGTTGTTGTTTACTGTTAAAATGGAAGATTTTGATAAAGTAAAACACAACCCGCACTTATCTATTATTGGCCACATGACCGATGTAAATTCTGGAACCAATTTGGTAACACGCGGTAACAATATTATTGGTTTAAAAGCCCGTGGCTGGGAACCAGAAAACAATGATGAAGATGCACAAGTTGTTTTATAA
- a CDS encoding TonB-dependent receptor produces the protein MKNSILFPLCAVMFSSTVAAQNQPKDTAKVANLDEIVISAIRATDKTPMAHSTLTKTEIAKRNLGQDIPTLLNYMPSVVTTTDAGNGIGYSGIRVRGSDATRVNVTINGIPYNDSESQGTFWVNLPDFASSTQNMQLQRGVGTSTNGSAAFGASLNLLTDVQNKDASASVATSFGSYNTQKYTVKFSTGLLNDNFELSGRLSKISSDGYIDRATSDLQSYFLQGSYKLKKSLFKALVFGGKEITYQAWNGIEDKELLKTNRRFNTSGIYYDAQGNMQFYKNEIDHYKQDHYQLHWSEQWSDVFSSHFALHYTKGYGYFENYKSNQSVVEYGLFNKDSFGNAVEETDLIRRKILDNNFYGFVFSGTYNKDKWNVIVGGAANKYQGDHIGRVLWTSKGVMSQPDQQFYFDQSTKTDASFYAKATYDVTDNLSLFADMQARFVTYKANGLETGLVNDKFSFFNPKGGINYVFDEKSSAYFSYAKAHREPNRGDYENGNPKPEELNDFELGWRFKTDKVKLNVNAYYMRYKNQLVVTGALNDVGFPIRENVGDSYRLGLEVDGTVQVLPKVFISPAITISQNKNLDFKTHWNGEIETLGKTNIAFSPDFIASNAITFVPLQGFQVSWLTKFVGEQFMANTDSKASKLDAYFVNDISLNYNWIPKKVFKSVQFSVLLNNIFDVKYISNGYYYTYDDTWTAPNQTQTIEGSGYYPQATFNMLAGVTLNF, from the coding sequence ATGAAAAATTCAATTTTATTTCCATTGTGTGCTGTTATGTTTTCTTCAACAGTAGCAGCACAAAATCAGCCTAAAGATACCGCCAAGGTAGCTAATTTAGACGAAATTGTTATATCGGCTATTCGCGCCACCGATAAAACACCCATGGCACATTCTACCTTAACCAAAACAGAAATTGCAAAACGCAACCTAGGGCAAGATATTCCGACGTTGCTAAATTACATGCCTTCGGTTGTTACAACAACTGATGCAGGTAACGGTATTGGTTATAGCGGCATTAGGGTGCGTGGTAGTGATGCAACCCGAGTTAACGTAACCATTAACGGGATTCCGTACAACGATTCCGAATCTCAAGGTACCTTTTGGGTAAATTTACCCGATTTTGCATCAAGCACACAGAACATGCAATTGCAACGTGGGGTTGGAACTTCTACCAACGGTTCGGCTGCATTCGGAGCAAGCTTAAATTTGCTAACCGATGTGCAAAATAAAGATGCATCAGCTTCTGTGGCAACTTCTTTCGGAAGCTACAACACGCAAAAATATACCGTTAAGTTCTCGACTGGATTGTTAAATGATAATTTTGAGTTATCAGGTCGTTTATCAAAAATTAGTTCAGACGGTTATATAGATCGAGCAACTTCAGATTTACAATCGTATTTTTTACAAGGTTCGTACAAGCTTAAAAAATCATTATTTAAAGCTTTGGTTTTTGGTGGTAAAGAAATTACATACCAAGCTTGGAATGGGATAGAAGATAAAGAATTGCTGAAAACCAATCGCCGTTTTAATACCTCAGGAATTTATTACGATGCCCAAGGTAATATGCAATTTTATAAAAATGAAATTGATCATTACAAGCAAGATCATTACCAATTGCATTGGTCAGAACAATGGTCAGACGTTTTTTCATCGCATTTTGCGCTGCATTATACCAAAGGTTATGGCTATTTTGAAAACTATAAATCCAACCAATCGGTTGTCGAATATGGCTTGTTTAATAAAGATAGCTTTGGTAACGCAGTTGAAGAAACCGATTTAATTCGTCGCAAAATATTAGATAATAACTTTTACGGATTTGTTTTTTCTGGAACCTACAACAAAGATAAATGGAATGTAATTGTTGGAGGAGCGGCTAATAAATACCAAGGCGATCATATTGGCCGTGTTTTATGGACAAGCAAAGGTGTTATGAGCCAACCCGATCAACAATTTTATTTTGATCAATCAACAAAAACAGATGCAAGTTTTTATGCTAAAGCAACGTACGATGTAACCGATAATTTAAGCTTGTTTGCCGATATGCAAGCCCGTTTTGTAACCTATAAAGCCAATGGGCTAGAAACCGGATTAGTAAACGATAAATTTTCTTTCTTTAATCCTAAAGGAGGAATTAATTATGTGTTTGATGAAAAAAGCAGCGCATATTTTTCGTACGCCAAAGCACATCGCGAACCCAACCGCGGCGATTACGAAAACGGAAATCCAAAACCAGAAGAATTAAATGATTTTGAATTGGGCTGGCGTTTTAAAACCGATAAAGTAAAACTAAACGTAAACGCGTATTACATGCGTTATAAAAACCAATTGGTGGTAACCGGAGCGTTAAACGATGTTGGTTTTCCGATTCGTGAAAACGTGGGAGATAGCTACCGTTTAGGTTTAGAAGTTGATGGAACGGTACAAGTACTTCCAAAAGTATTTATTAGCCCAGCCATTACCATTTCGCAAAACAAAAATTTAGATTTTAAAACACATTGGAACGGAGAAATAGAAACTTTAGGTAAAACCAACATTGCTTTTTCACCTGATTTTATTGCATCAAACGCCATAACATTTGTGCCTTTACAAGGTTTTCAGGTTTCGTGGTTAACTAAATTTGTGGGCGAGCAATTTATGGCGAATACCGATAGCAAAGCTTCTAAATTAGATGCGTATTTTGTAAATGATATTAGCTTAAACTACAATTGGATTCCTAAAAAGGTTTTTAAATCGGTTCAGTTTTCTGTTTTATTAAATAATATTTTTGATGTAAAATATATTTCTAACGGATATTATTACACGTACGATGATACGTGGACAGCGCCAAACCAAACGCAAACCATAGAAGGATCGGGGTATTACCCACAAGCAACCTTTAATATGTTAGCTGGTGTTACGCTTAATTTTTAA
- the rpsB gene encoding 30S ribosomal protein S2: MANKVEVKELLEAGVHFGHMTRKWNPNMAPYIYMERNGIHIINLYKTAAKIEEANEALKKISASGRKVLFVATKKQAKDIVAEKAAAVNMPYITERWPGGMLTNFVTIRKAIKKMTAIDKMKKDGTFMTLSKKERLQVDRLRAKLEKNLGSIADMTRLPAALFIVDIKAEHIAVKEAQKLNIPIFAMVDTNSDPREVDFVIPANDDASKSIDKVLSLVTGAIAEGLADRKSEKDDLPAAPAKETAETQE; encoded by the coding sequence ATGGCAAACAAAGTAGAAGTTAAAGAATTACTAGAAGCAGGTGTTCACTTCGGACACATGACTAGAAAGTGGAATCCAAACATGGCTCCTTATATTTACATGGAGCGTAATGGAATTCACATTATTAATTTATATAAAACTGCAGCTAAAATTGAAGAAGCTAATGAAGCTTTAAAAAAGATTTCTGCATCAGGTCGTAAAGTTTTATTCGTTGCGACAAAAAAACAAGCGAAAGACATCGTTGCTGAAAAAGCAGCAGCTGTAAACATGCCTTACATCACTGAAAGATGGCCAGGTGGTATGTTAACAAACTTCGTTACAATTCGTAAAGCGATCAAAAAAATGACTGCTATCGATAAAATGAAGAAAGATGGTACTTTCATGACTTTATCTAAAAAAGAACGTTTACAAGTTGACCGTTTAAGAGCTAAGTTAGAGAAAAACTTAGGTTCTATTGCGGACATGACAAGATTACCTGCTGCGTTATTTATCGTAGATATTAAAGCAGAACACATCGCAGTAAAAGAAGCTCAAAAATTAAACATTCCAATTTTTGCTATGGTTGACACAAACTCTGACCCACGTGAGGTTGATTTTGTTATTCCTGCAAACGACGATGCTTCTAAATCGATCGACAAAGTTTTATCTTTAGTTACAGGCGCAATTGCTGAAGGTTTAGCGGATAGAAAATCTGAAAAAGATGATTTACCAGCTGCTCCTGCAAAAGAAACTGCTGAAACTCAAGAATAA
- a CDS encoding AAA family ATPase encodes MNNYFLERSKVAIDEVFFDEKIQNKMNQFLLEYQFKNDLLQYKLPVANKILLFGATGCGKTHTAKAIATHFNLKLVVVNLATIISSKLGETAKNLEALFKEVQYEASVLLLDEFDSLGQIRDYDNNDNSEMKRVVNAIIQLMDYFPQKSILVAATNQIQMIDSALRRRFDLEFEFNLPNQQLLDAYYNFLLAQYPAEFTAMQRVYNISFAQAQQHVFQAVKNNIIQSKLNA; translated from the coding sequence ATGAACAATTATTTTTTAGAACGTTCTAAAGTTGCTATTGATGAGGTTTTTTTTGACGAAAAAATTCAAAATAAAATGAATCAGTTTCTATTAGAATATCAATTTAAAAACGATTTATTACAATACAAATTACCAGTTGCTAATAAAATTTTATTATTTGGCGCAACAGGTTGCGGTAAAACACATACAGCCAAAGCCATTGCAACGCATTTTAATTTAAAATTGGTTGTGGTAAATTTGGCCACCATTATCTCATCTAAATTAGGTGAAACAGCTAAAAACCTAGAAGCGTTGTTTAAAGAAGTGCAGTATGAAGCATCTGTCTTGTTGTTAGATGAATTTGATTCGTTAGGACAAATTCGTGATTACGACAATAACGACAATAGCGAAATGAAACGCGTAGTAAATGCCATTATTCAACTTATGGATTATTTTCCACAAAAATCTATTTTAGTTGCGGCTACCAATCAAATTCAAATGATTGATTCGGCCCTGCGTCGCCGTTTTGATTTGGAATTTGAATTTAACTTACCCAACCAACAACTTTTAGATGCGTATTATAATTTTTTATTAGCGCAATATCCGGCCGAATTTACAGCTATGCAACGCGTGTACAACATATCGTTTGCACAAGCACAACAGCATGTCTTTCAAGCCGTAAAAAACAATATTATTCAAAGTAAATTAAACGCATAA
- the tsf gene encoding translation elongation factor Ts, protein MANISAADVNKLRQSTGAGMMDCKKALVEAEGDFEKAIKILREKGQKIAANRSDRDSSEGAAVAFVNADNTKGVILTLNCETDFVGKNDSFVALAKELVEKAINFNTKEDFLASAYDDTMTVAEKLIEQTGVIGEKIEIGGFEVLEGAYIGSYVHVNKIAALTALSAAVKGAEVLTKDISMQVASMGAETLSFKDFDPAYVASETAARIAVIEKDNEELVRLGKTLKNVPQYISFSQITEEVLAKAEEDAKEELRKEGKPEQIWDKIIPGKIARFISDNTTLDQEKALLDQNFIKDESKKVADYVKGFEVEITDFKRVTLG, encoded by the coding sequence ATGGCAAATATTAGTGCTGCGGACGTAAATAAATTAAGACAATCTACAGGTGCCGGAATGATGGACTGTAAAAAAGCTTTAGTTGAAGCTGAAGGAGATTTCGAAAAAGCAATCAAAATCCTACGTGAAAAAGGACAAAAAATTGCAGCAAACCGTTCTGACCGCGATTCAAGCGAAGGAGCTGCTGTAGCTTTTGTTAATGCAGATAACACAAAAGGTGTTATTTTAACTTTAAACTGTGAAACTGACTTCGTAGGTAAAAACGATTCTTTCGTTGCTTTAGCAAAAGAATTAGTAGAAAAAGCAATCAACTTTAACACTAAAGAAGATTTCTTAGCTTCTGCTTACGATGATACAATGACTGTTGCTGAAAAATTAATTGAGCAAACTGGTGTTATTGGTGAAAAAATTGAAATCGGTGGATTTGAAGTTTTAGAAGGAGCTTATATCGGATCTTACGTTCACGTAAACAAAATTGCTGCATTAACTGCTTTATCAGCTGCTGTTAAAGGTGCAGAAGTTTTAACTAAAGATATTTCAATGCAAGTTGCATCAATGGGTGCAGAAACTTTATCATTTAAAGATTTCGATCCAGCATATGTTGCTTCAGAAACAGCTGCTCGTATTGCTGTAATTGAAAAAGACAACGAAGAATTAGTGCGTTTAGGTAAAACATTGAAAAATGTACCTCAATACATTTCTTTCTCTCAAATCACTGAAGAAGTTTTAGCTAAAGCTGAAGAAGATGCTAAAGAAGAATTAAGAAAAGAAGGTAAACCAGAACAAATTTGGGACAAAATTATTCCTGGTAAAATTGCTCGTTTCATTTCTGACAACACAACTTTAGACCAAGAAAAAGCTTTATTAGACCAAAACTTTATTAAAGATGAAAGCAAAAAAGTTGCTGATTACGTAAAAGGTTTTGAAGTTGAAATCACAGATTTCAAACGTGTAACTTTAGGTTAA
- the fabD gene encoding ACP S-malonyltransferase, whose product MKAYVFPGQGAQFTGMGKDLYENSAVAKQLFEQANEILGFRITDIMFEGTAEELKETKVTQPAVFLHSVIAAKVYPEFAPEMVAGHSLGEFSALVANGALSFEDGLKLVSKRALAMQKACEITPSTMAAVLNLPDEKVEEICAEIDGVVVAANYNCPGQLVISGEYKAVEAACEKMKEAGAKRALILPVGGAFHSPMMEPAREELAAAIEATEFATPICPVYQNVTATAVSDPAEIKKNLIIQLTAPVKWTQSVQQMIADGATEFFEFGPGKVLVGLVNKIDKNVATTKVD is encoded by the coding sequence ATGAAAGCATACGTTTTTCCAGGTCAAGGCGCTCAGTTTACTGGCATGGGTAAAGATTTATACGAAAACTCGGCAGTTGCAAAGCAATTGTTTGAACAAGCGAATGAAATATTAGGTTTCAGAATTACCGACATTATGTTTGAAGGTACTGCAGAAGAATTAAAAGAAACAAAGGTTACACAACCAGCTGTTTTTTTACATTCTGTTATTGCAGCTAAAGTTTATCCTGAATTTGCGCCAGAAATGGTTGCAGGGCATTCGTTAGGAGAATTTTCTGCTTTAGTAGCTAACGGCGCTTTATCTTTTGAAGATGGATTAAAATTAGTTTCTAAACGCGCATTAGCGATGCAAAAAGCTTGCGAAATTACGCCAAGTACAATGGCAGCAGTTTTAAACTTACCAGATGAAAAAGTTGAAGAAATTTGTGCTGAAATTGATGGGGTTGTGGTAGCTGCTAATTACAACTGCCCAGGTCAATTGGTAATTTCTGGAGAATATAAAGCGGTTGAAGCAGCTTGCGAAAAAATGAAAGAAGCAGGTGCAAAACGTGCTTTAATTTTGCCTGTTGGTGGCGCTTTTCACTCACCAATGATGGAACCAGCACGCGAAGAATTAGCTGCAGCTATTGAAGCTACAGAATTTGCAACTCCTATTTGTCCGGTTTACCAAAACGTTACAGCAACTGCAGTTTCAGACCCGGCAGAAATTAAAAAGAATTTAATCATTCAATTAACAGCACCTGTAAAATGGACGCAATCGGTACAACAAATGATTGCTGATGGAGCAACGGAGTTTTTTGAATTTGGACCTGGTAAAGTTTTAGTAGGTTTAGTAAACAAAATTGATAAAAACGTTGCAACTACAAAAGTTGACTAA
- the dgt gene encoding dGTP triphosphohydrolase yields the protein MQWEKLLSLTRQGDTKKRLRKDQDHLRLGYDSDYDRIIFSSAFRSLQDKTQVIPLSKTDFVHTRLTHSLEVSVVGRTLGRMVGQAILQKYPYLATDYGHVYTDFGTIVAAASLAHDIGNPPFGHFGERAIGDYFKIGNGLQYKNLLSDKEWQDLIDFEGNANGFSVLTSDRPGVEGALRLSYATLGAFMKYPKESLPKKPTTEIQDKKYGFFQADKQTFQAIATDLGLIDNGDANSSQIRYKRHPLTFLVEAADDICYTIIDFEDGINLQWIDAELIDSYLKPLTKAINQEKYNELMHVEDKISYLRAVAINSLIQDAVQIFLKHEEEILNGTFTCALMDKSQFKEQINNILSICVKKVYQSNDVLEKELKGFQIINFLLDKFCTAYNNQFENKASAFDTMVLKLLPPRYQEQKSSLYLRLLNMAHFVSMLSDGKALQMYKTLNV from the coding sequence ATGCAATGGGAAAAGCTTTTGTCTTTAACAAGACAGGGCGATACAAAAAAACGTTTGCGTAAAGATCAAGATCATTTGCGTTTAGGGTACGATTCGGATTACGATCGTATTATATTTTCGTCGGCATTTAGAAGCTTGCAAGACAAAACACAAGTTATTCCGCTTTCTAAAACCGATTTTGTTCACACCCGATTAACGCACAGCTTAGAAGTTTCTGTTGTTGGGCGCACTTTAGGGCGCATGGTTGGGCAAGCTATTTTACAAAAATATCCGTATTTGGCAACCGATTATGGCCATGTTTATACCGATTTCGGAACCATTGTTGCGGCAGCATCTTTGGCACATGATATTGGTAACCCGCCTTTTGGCCATTTTGGTGAACGTGCTATTGGCGATTATTTTAAAATAGGTAATGGGCTGCAATATAAAAATCTGCTAAGCGATAAAGAATGGCAAGATTTAATTGATTTTGAAGGTAATGCTAACGGGTTTTCGGTTTTAACCAGCGATCGTCCGGGGGTAGAAGGTGCGTTGCGCCTTTCTTACGCAACCTTGGGTGCGTTTATGAAATATCCTAAAGAAAGTTTGCCTAAAAAACCAACAACCGAAATTCAAGATAAAAAATACGGTTTTTTTCAGGCTGATAAACAAACTTTTCAGGCCATTGCAACCGATTTAGGATTGATAGATAATGGCGATGCAAATTCCAGTCAAATTCGTTACAAGCGCCATCCGTTAACTTTTTTGGTTGAAGCTGCCGACGATATTTGTTACACCATTATTGATTTTGAAGACGGTATTAATTTACAATGGATTGATGCTGAGCTTATTGATAGTTATTTAAAACCGCTTACCAAAGCCATTAATCAAGAAAAATATAATGAATTGATGCATGTAGAAGATAAAATTTCTTACCTGCGTGCCGTTGCTATTAATTCTTTAATTCAAGATGCGGTTCAAATTTTTTTAAAGCACGAAGAAGAAATTTTAAACGGTACGTTTACTTGTGCATTAATGGATAAAAGTCAGTTTAAAGAGCAGATAAACAATATTTTAAGCATTTGTGTTAAAAAGGTTTACCAATCTAACGATGTGCTTGAAAAAGAATTAAAAGGTTTTCAGATTATAAACTTTTTGCTCGATAAATTTTGTACGGCTTACAACAATCAGTTTGAAAATAAAGCTTCTGCTTTTGATACCATGGTTTTAAAATTATTACCACCGCGCTATCAAGAACAAAAAAGCAGTTTGTATTTGCGTTTGCTAAATATGGCTCATTTTGTTTCGATGCTATCCGATGGTAAAGCTTTACAAATGTATAAAACATTAAATGTTTAA
- a CDS encoding M20 metallopeptidase family protein — protein sequence MEWRRHIHENPELPFQEDKTGDYVAKVLKSFKNIEVIRPAKTSIVGVLKGANPGKTVAFRADMDALPVQEETGLPYASKVPNVSHACGHDSHTAMLLGTAKVLSEMQKDINGTVYFVFQHAEEQDPGGALDIINSGVLDNVEAFFGMHVLPNMPVGHIGILPNGAASTTSDGFELTINGKGSHGSMPHLGTDPIVIGSQIVNALQSVVARNVVPGDLAVISVGKFHSGNANNVIADKAELGATVRTVSQPTRELVKERVETLVENIAEAHNATYDLNYFSSYPAIQNDVQLNAMAKASAEKAVGATHVFEAERMTASEDFSYYKKIAPTAFLVLGVGDGVANHNPKFNLDEAALKYGVTTQVQIILDYLNSDNNPQLIN from the coding sequence ATAGAATGGCGCCGTCACATTCATGAAAACCCAGAACTTCCTTTTCAAGAAGATAAAACGGGAGATTATGTGGCAAAAGTGCTTAAAAGCTTTAAAAATATAGAAGTTATTCGTCCGGCTAAAACCAGCATAGTAGGAGTTTTAAAAGGCGCAAATCCTGGTAAAACTGTTGCATTTAGAGCTGATATGGATGCTTTACCTGTGCAAGAAGAAACAGGATTACCTTATGCATCAAAAGTACCAAACGTAAGCCATGCTTGTGGGCATGATTCGCACACAGCCATGTTATTAGGTACTGCTAAAGTTTTATCTGAAATGCAAAAAGATATAAACGGAACGGTATATTTTGTTTTTCAACATGCTGAAGAACAAGATCCTGGAGGTGCTTTAGATATTATTAATTCTGGTGTTTTAGATAATGTAGAAGCATTTTTTGGGATGCACGTTTTACCGAATATGCCAGTTGGGCATATCGGAATTTTACCAAATGGAGCTGCATCTACAACATCAGATGGTTTTGAATTAACCATTAATGGAAAAGGTTCTCACGGTTCTATGCCGCATTTAGGTACCGATCCTATTGTTATTGGTTCGCAAATTGTAAATGCATTACAAAGCGTGGTTGCCAGAAACGTTGTTCCGGGTGATTTAGCAGTAATTTCAGTTGGTAAATTTCATTCAGGTAACGCAAACAATGTAATTGCAGATAAAGCAGAATTGGGTGCTACCGTTCGTACCGTATCACAACCTACGCGTGAATTAGTTAAAGAACGTGTAGAAACTTTAGTAGAAAATATTGCAGAAGCACATAACGCAACTTACGATTTAAATTATTTTTCTAGCTACCCAGCCATTCAAAATGATGTACAATTAAACGCAATGGCCAAAGCAAGTGCAGAAAAAGCAGTTGGGGCAACTCATGTTTTTGAAGCAGAAAGAATGACAGCTAGTGAAGATTTTTCTTACTATAAAAAAATTGCTCCAACAGCATTTTTAGTTTTAGGTGTTGGTGATGGTGTTGCAAATCACAATCCTAAATTTAATTTAGATGAAGCAGCTTTAAAATATGGCGTAACTACTCAAGTACAAATCATTTTAGATTATTTAAACAGCGATAATAATCCGCAATTAATTAACTAA
- a CDS encoding DinB family protein, which translates to MSIKTALLMELEHEKNNTLRVLKNLKNDKFDFKPHEKSMALGQLANHVVELHNWIELALTTEVFDLHTDYKPYTFTTVEELEKALEAGYEKNKAIIEKLDEETYFTNWTMKAGDYVIATLPKAGALRFIITNHLIHHRGQLTVYMRLLDLPVPGIYGPSADEK; encoded by the coding sequence ATGAGCATTAAAACAGCTTTGTTAATGGAGTTGGAACACGAAAAAAATAATACATTACGTGTTCTTAAAAATTTAAAAAACGACAAGTTCGATTTTAAACCACACGAAAAATCAATGGCTTTAGGACAGTTAGCTAATCATGTTGTTGAATTACACAATTGGATTGAATTGGCTTTAACTACTGAGGTTTTTGATTTACATACCGATTACAAACCTTATACGTTTACAACGGTTGAAGAATTAGAAAAAGCTTTAGAAGCTGGATACGAAAAAAATAAAGCTATAATTGAAAAGCTTGATGAAGAAACGTATTTTACTAATTGGACCATGAAAGCAGGTGATTATGTAATTGCAACTTTACCTAAAGCAGGTGCTTTACGTTTTATTATTACCAATCATTTAATTCACCATCGCGGACAATTAACTGTTTATATGCGTTTGTTAGATTTACCTGTACCAGGAATTTACGGACCATCTGCAGATGAAAAATAA
- a CDS encoding DUF3109 family protein yields MFQLGKTIVSEEIFEKEFVCNLTACKGACCVDGDAGAPLSKEENLILEEIYPIVKPYLRPEGIKAIEEQGTWIVGADGDFETPLINGADCAYVIFDGDTALCGIEQAYNEGKIDWKKPISCHLYPIRIREYSDFSAVNYHRWHICSDACVLGKELAVPVYKFLKPALIRKYGEEWYAELEIVAQELNK; encoded by the coding sequence ATGTTTCAGCTAGGTAAAACGATTGTTTCTGAAGAAATTTTTGAAAAAGAATTTGTATGCAACTTAACCGCTTGTAAAGGAGCTTGTTGTGTTGATGGTGATGCGGGTGCGCCTTTAAGTAAAGAGGAAAATTTGATATTAGAAGAAATTTATCCGATTGTTAAACCGTATTTACGCCCCGAAGGAATTAAAGCAATTGAAGAACAAGGAACTTGGATTGTTGGTGCCGATGGCGATTTCGAAACACCATTAATTAACGGAGCCGATTGTGCTTATGTTATTTTTGATGGCGATACAGCTTTATGCGGTATTGAACAAGCTTATAACGAAGGTAAAATAGATTGGAAAAAACCAATTTCGTGCCATTTGTATCCAATTCGTATTCGTGAATATTCAGATTTTTCTGCTGTAAATTACCACCGTTGGCATATTTGTAGCGATGCTTGCGTTTTAGGTAAAGAATTGGCTGTGCCGGTTTATAAGTTTTTAAAACCAGCTTTAATTAGAAAATACGGAGAAGAATGGTATGCAGAACTAGAAATAGTTGCGCAAGAATTAAATAAATAA